The following proteins are encoded in a genomic region of Pyrus communis chromosome 11, drPyrComm1.1, whole genome shotgun sequence:
- the LOC137707447 gene encoding probable E3 ubiquitin-protein ligase RHC1A: MSSGRNTHWCYNCRQPVQLRGRDAVCPGCDGGFVQELDDMVHISPMDFFGLDNDDDPDRRFGIMEAFSALHQLTDRRPNDSIRGRPDLVPERNPAFAPLLIFGGQIPFRLSGNGAFEALFNGSPGIGVTRGNVGDYFVGPGLEELFEQLSANDRRGPAPASRGSIDAMPTVKITNRHLRSDAHCPVCKDKFELGSEAKQMPCDHLYHTDCIVPWLVQHNSCPVCRQELPPQGPQGAGSSRSSNSRSRSSSFGSNTSARESARENQGRRNRFSSLWPFRSSSSSSSSSTSHNPTTESSPSTMREHNNEMEYSGWPFDY; this comes from the coding sequence ATGTCAAGTGGCCGAAACACCCACTGGTGTTACAATTGCAGGCAGCCAGTTCAGCTGAGAGGGCGAGATGCAGTTTGCCCAGGCTGCGATGGAGGATTTGTTCAAGAACTTGATGATATGGTTCATATCAGCCCAATGGATTTCTTTGGGCTGGACAATGATGATGATCCTGACAGGAGGTTTGGGATCATGGAAGCTTTCTCAGCATTGCACCAATTGACAGACAGAAGGCCTAATGATAGCATTAGGGGAAGACCAGATTTAGTTCCAGAGCGTAACCCGGCGTTTGCTCCTCTATTGATTTTTGGTGGCCAAATTCCTTTTCGACTGTCTGGAAACGGTGCTTTTGAAGCTCTTTTCAATGGGTCGCCTGGAATTGGTGTGACACGGGGTAATGTTGGGGATTATTTTGTAGGTCCTGGCTTAGAAGAACTATTTGAGCAGCTTTCAGCTAATGACCGGCGAGGCCCTGCCCCAGCCTCCAGAGGTTCAATTGATGCAATGCCTACTGTTAAGATCACAAATAGGCATCTCCGTTCTGATGCGCACTGTCCTGTTTGCAAGGACAAATTTGAGCTGGGATCTGAAGCAAAGCAAATGCCTTGTGACCATCTGTACCACACTGATTGTATCGTACCATGGCTAGTCCAACACAATTCGTGCCCTGTTTGCCGCCAAGAACTGCCTCCACAAGGTCCGCAAGGAGCGGGAAGCAGTCGTAGCTCAAATAGTCGAAGTAGAAGCAGTAGTTTTGGTAGTAATACCAGTGCAAGGGAGAGTGCTAGAGAAAACCAAGGGAGGCGAAACCGTTTCTCATCTCTGTGGCCGTTTCGCTCATCTAGTTCCAGCTCTAGCTCAAGCACTAGTCATAACCCAACAACTGAAAGTAGCCCATCAACTATGCGGGAACATAATAACGAGATGGAGTATTCAGGATGGCCATTCGACTACTAG
- the LOC137749347 gene encoding rop guanine nucleotide exchange factor 12-like, translating into MVRALEEEEEDYKSRLYHFKGMHENAGRHTKSLSIESATVLEFQDDDKKASSRSSNGAQGSKSQLSKDEAAAREAREKQQQTDMEQMKERFAKLLLGEDMSGGGKGVSSALALSNAITNLAASVFGEQTRLEPMSTERKKRWRKEIDWFLCVSDYIVEFVASQQKGKDGTNMEIMVTQQRTDLHMNIPALRKLDAMLIDCLDNFQEKQEFYYVSKDADEKEKGSAKRKDDKWWLPTPKVPPNGLSDAARKFIQYQKDCVNQVLKAAMAINAQVLTEMEIPENYIESLPKNGRASLGDTIYRSITVEFFDPDQFLCSMDLSSEHKILDLKNKMEASMVIWKRKMNQKDGKSGWGSAVSLEKRELFEERAETILLLLKQRFPGIPQSSLDVSKIEYNADVGQAILESYSRILESLAFTVLSRIEDVLYADFATQNPSHVACKRPYLEDTTIATSPDRSSKEENAGGETPCSMTLSDFMGWGADQSETEPKKDPDAADEDNCEVKHPHMQKIANIVTNKKISYLENLGGLRSPTARH; encoded by the exons ATGGTTCGGGCgctcgaagaagaagaagaggattaCAAGTCTAGATTGTATCATTTCAAAGGAATGCATGAAAATGCCGGAAGGCATACAAAGAGCTTGAGCATCGAGAGTGCTACCGTGTTAGAGTTTCAGGACGATGATAAGAAGGCTTCATCGAGAAGTAGTAATGGAGCTCAAGGCTCTAAATCGCAGTTGAGCAAAGACGAAGCTGCTGCTAGAGAAGCGAGGGAAAAGCAACAGCAAACAG ATATGGAACAGATGAAGGAGAGGTTCGCGAAATTGCTTCTGGGTGAAGATATGTCCGGTGGAGGTAAGGGTGTTTCGTCAGCGTTGGCATTGTCGAATGCTATTACAAATCTTGCCG CTTCTGTTTTTGGGGAACAAACTCGCCTAGAACCCATGTCCACCGAGAGGAAAAAGAGGTGGAGAAAAGAAATAGATTGGTTCTTGTGTGTCAGTGATTACATAGTTGAATTTGTTGCTTCGCAACAGAAGGGCAAGGATGGAACTAACATGGAG ATAATGGTGACTCAGCAACGAACAGATCTTCACATGAACATCCCTGCCTTGCGTAAGCTCGATGCAATGCTTATC GATTGTCTAGATAACTTCCAAGAAAAGCAAGAGTTCTATTATGTATCCAAAGATGCTGATGAGAAAGAGAAAGGATCTGCAAAGAGAAAAGATGACAAATGGTGGCTACCTACTCCTAAAGTTCCACCAAATGGTTTATCAGACGCGGCACGAAAGTTCATACAATATCAAAAGGATTGCGTCAACCAAGTGCTTAAAGCAGCTATGGCCATCAATGCTCAAGTTTTAACAGAAATGGAGATCCCCGAAAACTACATTGAATCCCTCCCCAAG AATGGGAGGGCAAGTCTTGGTGACACAATCTACCGAAGCATTACAGTTGAATTCTTTGATCCTGACCAATTTCTTTGCAGCATGGACTTATCATCAGAGCACAAAATTCTAGACCTCAAGAACAAAATGGAGGCCTCCATGGTGATATGGAAGCGAAAGATGAACCAAAAAGATGGGAAATCGGGTTGGGGCTCTGCAGTAAGCTTGGAGAAAAGAGAACTTTTTGAAGAGAGAGCAGAGACAATCTTACTCCTCCTCAAGCAGAGGTTCCCTGGAATCCCTCAATCGTCACTCGACGTTAGTAAAATCGAATACAATGCG GATGTTGGACAGGCTATTCTGGAAAGCTATTCAAGAATACTAGAAAGCTTGGCCTTCACAGTTTTGTCGCGGATCGAAGATGTGCTTTATGCTGATTTTGCTACTCAGAATCCATCACATGTAGCCTGTAAACGGCCCTATTTAGAAGACACTACAATTGCAACTTCTCCGGATAGGTCTTCTAAAGAAGAAAATGCCGGTGGGGAGACACCCTGTTCAATGACACTGTCGGATTTCATGGGTTGGGGCGCAGATCAATCTGAGACCGAGCCAAAAAAGGACCCGGATGCTGCGGATGAGGACAATTGTGAGGTTAAGCATCCACATATGCAGAAGATTGCAAACATAGTGACCAACAAGAAGATTTCCTATCTAGAGAACTTAGGTGGATTGAGAAGTCCAACGGCACGCCACTAA
- the LOC137749346 gene encoding photosystem I reaction center subunit VI-2, chloroplastic-like, with protein MASLATLAAVQPATINGLGGSSLTGTKLVVKPTRQSIRTKNIRSGAVVAKYGDKSVYFDLEDLGNTTGKWDLYGSDAPSPYNPLQSKFFETFAAPFTKRGLLLKFLILGGASTIAYLSATASDDLLPIKKGPQLPPKLGPRGKI; from the exons ATGGCATCTCTGGCAACCCTAGCAGCCGTTCAACCGGCCACCATTAACGGCCTCGGCGGAAGCTCCCTCACCGGAACAAAGCTCGTTGTGAAGCCCACTCGCCAGAGCATCAGAACAAAAAATATCAG GAGTGGTGCTGTGGTGGCCAAGTACGGAGACAAGAGCGTCTACTTTGACCTTGAGGATCTGGGCAACACCACCGGGAAGTGGGACTTGTACGGTTCAGATGCCCCCTCACCTTACAACCCTCTTCAG AGCAAGTTCTTTGAGACATTTGCCGCTCCATTCACCAAGAGAGGCTTACTCCTCAAGTTCTTGATATTGGGAGGAGCTTCCACCATTGCCTACCTTAGTGCCACTGCCTCCGACGACCTTCTGCCAATCAAGAAGGGCCCACAACTTCCACCCAAGTTGGGCCCACGTGGCAAGATCTAA